From the genome of Pirellulaceae bacterium:
TTTGGCGAAGTTGCCGCCGTGACCCACTGGCTGAAAATCGACGCCCCCATTTCCGCACCGGATTCGCAACATCCCAAGCGCCCGGTGCTGGGACTGAAGTGTCCTCGCAGCGAAGTATCCGGCAAACGCTTTTGGGGGCTGTTCTCACAGCGATTTGACTGTGCCGATGAATTTTTTCAACAGCACTTTGTAGCCAACTATTGCCCACTAGCGTTCATGGAACAGTCGGCACGTAATCTGACTCCGGACAAACTGCCTGCCACTTCCCAGGTGGCGCTGCAAGCCGTCTGCGATCGCCATTTGGCTAGGCTGCTGGATGTTCTGCAACCCCAGTGGCTGATCGGAGTTGGCGCATGGGCAGAAAGCTGCGGGCGGCGAGTGATCGCGGAGTACGGACTGAGTAAGATACAGGTGGGGCGCATACTGCATCCCAGCCCAGCCTCGCCATTGTCCAGTCGCGATTGGCCTGGGACCGCAACCAAACAGTTGCAAGCACTTGGAGTTTGGAGCTAACAACAGCATGTCCACTCGAGTCGTACTAGCCATGAGCGGCGGAGTAGACAGTTCGGCGGCTGCCTATCTGTTGTTGCAGCAGGGATACGACGTCGTCGGAGTGTTCATGCGTCACGGCGAGCAATCCGCGCAGGCCTGCCAGGTCGACAACGCGCCCAATCCGTTACTTCCCATATTGCAACAGCGCATGGACCACAAGCAGGGCTGTTGCAGCGCATCGGATGCCATGGACGCACGCCGCGTGGCGGATGCTCTGGGCATCCCGTTTTACGCGCTCGATTTGCAGGCCGAATTCTCGCGAATCGTAGATTACTTTGTTGATCAATATATCCAAGGCCGCACGCCGAACCCTTGCGTTCAGTGTAACAACTGGATCAAGTTCGGTCGGCTGTTTGACTATGCCGACAGCATCGATGCTCAGTTTGTTGCCACCGGACATTATGCGCAGCTTGGCGATTTCGACGGTGAACCCGCTTTGCTGCGCGGTGTAGACGAGAACAAGGATCAAAGTTATGTCCTGGCCGGCATTGATCGACATTACTTGCAGCGGATGATGTTGCCCATTGGCAGCTTCCACAAGCCGGAAATCCGGCGCTTGGCTGCGGCGGCTGGACTGCGCGTCGCTGACAAACGCGATAGTCAAGAGATTTGCTTTGTAACCAGCGGTCATCATGGCCAGTTCGTTCGCGCCCGAGCCGCTGGAAATCGCAGCGGTAATTTTGTAACTACCGATGGCCGCATCGTTGGCCGCCATGAGGGCATCGAATCCTATACGATTGGGCAGCGCAAGGGACTAGGCATCGCGCTGGGTGAGCCAATGTTTGTGGTCAACATCGACTCGACTACCAACGCTGTCATCTTGGGTCGCAAGCCGGAATTGGAGCGCACGACGCTCTCGGCCAGCGGAGCCAATTGGCTAATCGATCTCCCGCAGCAACCCTTCGATGCGCAAGTTCAAATCCGCTACAACAGCTCGTCTGTACCCGCGCGAGTTATTCCTCTGAATGCTGAACAATTCCAAGTCCAGTTCGCTCAGCCCGCTAGCGGAATTGCCCCAGGACAGCTCTGCGTCATTTATCAAGCCAACCGTGTTCTAGGCGGTGGCTGGATTGAAAATGCGAGCTGAGCTTCCCAGTGCTTCAATCCCGCATGGCTTGTCCAGCGGGGTATTGGGCTCCGTGCGAATCATGCGACAGAAGGGGAAATCTATACCGGAGCAAGCAATGAACAGGGAATTCTCGTTCACGGTCACCGGCCTTTGACGGTACCGCTCTACGGAGAAAGGTGGATATGTTATGATACGCGGAACGGGAATTTGGGCGATCTTGGTGGGGCGAGGCGAAATTGAACCAACGGATCGACTACTTAGTCCGGAATTCATTCCGTTACATAGGAGTTGCACATCATGTCACTGTTTGTTGGACAATCGAACCTGACCCCAGGCACGATCGCCATGTTCTTTGTGCTGGCGCTGGTTGCATTGTTTGCGCTGGCGACGATTATTTCGTTCTTGGCATTTGGCGCGATGTGGGTGCAGGCTTTCGCTGCTGGTGCGAAGGTCAGCATGCGCAGTCTGGTGGGCATGTACTTTCGACAGGTGCGAGCACCGATCATCGTCAACGCCAAGATCATGGCGGCTCAAGCGGGACTGGACATCTCGTCGCGAACCGGTATCACGACCCAGCGACTGGAAGCTCACTTTCTGGCCGGTGGCAATGTGATGAACATTATTCAAGCGATCATTGCGGCGCAACGAGCCAGCATCGACTTAGACTTTGACCGGGCCGCAGCCATCGACTTGGCTGGTCGCGATGTGCTGGATGCCGTCAAGACCAGCGTGCATCCCAAAGTAATCGACTGCCCCGACCCCAAGCGTAGCGGCAAGAACACGTTAAGCGCGATTTCCCGAGATGGCGTTGAATTGCGAGTCCGCGCCCGCGTGACGGTGCGCACCAATTTGCAACAGTTGATTGGTGGTGCGACGGAAGAGACGATCATCGCCCGTGTTGGCGAGAGCATCATTAGTTCGATTGGCTCGGCTGAATCACACCAGCGCGTTTTGGAGAATCCGGATGTGATCTCGCGCACCGTCTTACAGCGCGGCTTGGATGCGCAGACCGCTTTTCAGATTGTGTCGATCGATATCGCAGATATCGACGTCGGAGATAACATCGGTGCTCGATTGCGCGCCGACCAAGCTGAGGCAGACGTCCGAGTGGCACGGGCGATGGCTGAGCAACGCCGGGCCGAAGCTATCGCTACCGAACAAGAGAATCGCGCCTCAGTTGCTGAAAATCGAGCCAATCTGGTGTTGGCAGAAGCCGAGGTGCCGCGAGCCATGGCGGTGGCGTTTCAGAAGGGCAACCTAGGCACACACAGCAATTAGCTTCCTCTCCCAGATAGTTTGTGTAGACGACTATGAGCCATCTGAGGCGCAGCCAGCGAGTAAGCTTTGCGGGAGGGCTGGGATTCGAATTAGCGGGAATCGTCGATCAGCCGACTGAAGATCCGAAAGCGTTTGCTGTCTTCGCGCATTGTTTTACGTGTACGAAAGATATCAAGCTGATTGTGCGACTGAGTCGAGGATTGGCTGAACTGGGCTTTGGCGTGTTGCGTTACGATGCCACAGGACTGGGAAACAGTGCTGGCGATTTTTCGCAGACGAATTTCTCTACCAACTGCCTGGACTTGCTGGCCGCCATCGAGCATTTGAAACACCATTTTGCGGCACCTCAATTCTTGATAGGCCACAGTTTCGGCGGCGCAGCCTGCCTGGCGGTGGCTCAAGAAGCCTCCAGCGTTTGCGCTGTGGCTGCAATAGCTGCTCCCAGCGAGACGCCTCACTTGGCGCAGTGGTTGGAACGCAACTGCCCGGACATTATGCGCTTGGGTCGTGCCCCGGTAACAATTGGCGGAACTGAGCACATGATCGACCAACAGATGCTGGAGAATTTTCGAGCGATCACGCTGCCCGACTTGCTACGTCGGTTGAGCAAGCCGGTGATGCTGCTGCACAGCCCTGACGATGAAACTCTGGGATACGAGCATGTCCTGCGGATTTTTCGGATGCTGACGATCCGTAGCGCGGACGATGCTCCGCCGTGTCCCACCAGTTTAATCTGCCTAGCTGGAGCTGATCATTTATTGACTCGTCAACCGGCCGACCTGGCTTTTGTCACACACACCCTGGCTGCTTGGTTTGACCGACAGTTGGTGGATATCAATCGTTCGCAGTAGATCCTGGCGAGTGACCCCACGGACGAAATAGCTCATAGGGATTGATTGTAGCGGCCCTACGATCGCTGCAACTTCTGCTAACCGAACTGTCAAGAACTTCTTAAGCTAGCAAACCAGTTCCGTTCGATACTAGGGCAGAGTGGTATGCCGCGCAGGGCGCTGGCGAAAACTGCGGTGGAATTATTTCGAGGCAGGAATTCCGACAATGGACTTTGATCGCAACCGTTACTTCATGGTCGGCATCTTGGTATTCCTGTTGGGAATGCAATTCCGCATGGTGGAATCTTTTGTTCTCAACGAAACCAGCACACGAGCGTTGGCTAGAATCGCCAAGGACACTCAACTGGCCAATACCGGCTATGGCACTCAGATGTATATGAACATGCATCCATCACCAATGAAGACCGTTAAACCACCTGCCTGGTTAGGCTGGGCGATGCTGACGGTTGGCGGAGTAATATGCCTGCACGCGATGGTTCTTCCCAAGGCAAGGCATTGAGACGCCATAGAATACTTGGTGCCTTGCAGCAGCGGAAAATATCATGTCATACAACGCAGCCAGCCCTGGCATGAAACATTTATCAAGCCTACGAAGCCGGCATATGTCTGGCAAACTGCTCCTAGCCTTTGGCGTGTCACTGAGCGCTTCTTATTACTTGTCTGCCAGCGACAGTTCCTCTGCACAACCATCCAAAGAAGTTCTCGCGACGCCCGCCGGCGCGGGGGAACTTGCTCGTGAGGGCTCACGCTTGAAGAATTCAGGCGTGATCTGTTTTGCCACGGGTGGACGCTTATCGGTTAAAGTGGCTGACCGGCAGCACAATCTTTTGGTGCTAGAAAACCTGGCCGCGCAGCGGATCTTGTCAGCGATTCTAGAAGACCCCAATGACCAGCACTGGGCGATCAGCGGCTTCATCACCGAGTTTCAAGGACGAAACTTCTTGTTTATCGAGCAGGCGGTGCGCCGGAAGAACTAGCGGGACTACTTAAGCAATTGCCTTGAGAACAATGGCCGGTCAGGTCGTTACAAGTAGACGTACCATCTGGAAGCTCAAGCCAACGACAGCTCAATGCGGCCAAACCCCAATCGGCCGCTAGAGTACTGGTCACACGGGAATGACGGCACCGTACCTGAGGCGGCCTAACCCCCGTCAGGCAGCCTGTCTCCACCATCCAAGGTTCCGAGGATACGTGCTCCCGTTCAAACGAAACGAGAAACAGTGTTGATCCACTTCGAAACCTCCAAAGACGACCAGACCGATCGCATCGTATCGGCGCTCGAACGACTCTACGTTGGCAAACCAGTCGGCTCGGTGGCGATTGGCAAAGCAGGCGAAATGCAACCCGCCCAAGCGCTCAAGTAGCTGCATCGAGCCAACGACACTGGCCCAGCGCCGCCGGTTCTCTCCGGTCCCAATGGAATCATAGGCGGCTGGTTCCCAGTGCAATCCTGAGACCATCGAATGAGAAACCTACCCGAAGACCTTGGCCGGTTCTATGAAGACGGACCAACTTGGCCGTAGACGCGCGAGCCGCACGATGCTGAGCGGGCGTACCGCGACGCGTTTCGCTTATCGGCCCACGAAGCCGCTCATTGGACGAGCATTGATAGCCACGCTGGCGGGCGTCGAGCCCGTGAAAGAGGATGCCGAAAATCAAACTTTCGGCGGTCGACGACTCGACAGACGATGGTGAGTCACAGTATGCGCAGGTTAACACACTGAGCCATTAACACAGCATCTGATTATTAAAATCGGAATTGTGTCATCTGGCGCTTTCTAAAATCCGGGGCGGCGGTGCGGTGAGTTGCCGCTCAGGGGCAATAGAGTTAAATTTGTAGTTGGGCGGCACCGTTAAGTGCTCTAGATTTCTTCTGATCTGGTCATTCCGGCGTCGGCTAGTCGCTGTAGGATTTTTGCGCTGCCTGAATGCCATTCGTCTGTTACCTAAAGTTAGTTAGAGATCCATGGACAAACGCCAATCAATCGCGGCGCCGGCACCGGCTACTCTGGAGAGTTTTACGTACGATGACGGCATCGTTCGGATGTTTGTGGCAGCCACGATTCTGTGGAGCGTCGTGGCCACGCTGGCAGGGCTGATCGTCGCGTTACTTTTAGTACTGCCCTGGCTGTCCGAAGGACTGCCCTGGATCAGTTTCGGGCGTCTGCGTCCGCTGCACACGAACGCAGCCATCTTTGCTTTCGGGGGTAATGCCATCTTTGCCGCCGTGTATTACAGCACACAACGGTTGTGCAAAGCGCGAATGTGGAGCGACCTGTTGAGCCGCCTGCACTTTTGGGGATGGCAATCCATCATTGTGGCTGCCGCAGTCACGTTGCCGTTAGGGATTACGCAAGGCAAGGAATACGCCGAACTGGAGTGGCCCATCGACATCGCCATAGCCGTGGTATGGTTACTGATCTTCGGCGGCAACTTTTTGATGACGCTCATCCATCGTCGTGAACGTCACATGTATGTCGCTCTGTGGTTTTACATCGCCACCATTGTGACGGTAGCGTTGCTGCATGTCTTCAATAGCTTGGTTCTACCCTGGAGCCTCTGGGACAGCTATTCGGTGTATGCCGGTGTGCAGGATGCCTTCATGCAGTGGTGGTATGGTCACAACGCAGTGGCCTTCTTTTTGACCACACCGTTTCTGGGTTTGATGTACTACTTTCTGCCCAAAGCCGCCGAGCGGCCAGTTTTTAGTTACAAACTAAGCATCATTCACTTTTGGTCGCTGGTCTTCATTTATATTTGGGCTGGCCCTCACCATCTGCACTATACGGCGCTGCCTGAGTGGGCCAGTACGTTGGGCATGTTGTTCAGCTTGATGCTGTGGATGCCTAGTTGGGGCGGCATGATCAACGGCTTGTTGACTCTGCGCGGAGCGTGGCACAAGGTAGCCGCCGATCCGATTCTGAAGTTCTACGTGGTGGGCATTACCTTCTACGGTATGGCAACTTTCGAGGGACCGCTGCTGTCCATCAAGAGTGTCAATGCGCTCAGCCACTACACCGATTGGACGATCGCGCATGTCCACTCGGGGGCCTTGGGGTGGAACGGTTTTATGACCTTCGGCATGGTGTACTGGCTGCTGCCACGGATATTTCAAACCAAACTGCACAGCCAAAAACTGATGGAACTACATTTCTGGATCGGAACGATCGGTATTCTGTTGTACGTCATTCCCATTTACGCTGCTGGTCTGATGCAGGGTCTGATGTGGCGTGCTCTGGATCCCGAGACCGGCCAATTGATGTACCCGGATTTCGTGGAAACTACACAGCGCATTGTGCCGTTGTGGTGGATTCGAGTGATCGGCGGAAGCTTGTATGTGTTAGGCGCGCTGATGTTGGCCTACAACGCCTTGATGACTTGGCTGGCCCGTCCGGCGAAATACGAACAGCCCGTCCACACAGCTCCGGCGCTTACTGCCGAATATCAAGACCCTCCACCGCCGACCAGCGATTTGGTCGGGGCTCCAGTCGTCAACTGGGGTATTGCGCTGGATGCCTGGAGTAAACTCGTTTGGCACCGTACTTGGGAACGGTTGCCGGTCAAGTTCACCGTCATGACCACCTTGGCGGTAGTGGCTGCTACTGCCTTTGAAATGATTCCCACGTTCCTGATCCGCAGCAATGTTCCCACGATCGCAACCGTCAAACCCTATACGCCGTTGGAATTGGCGGGGCGCGAGATCTATATTTCGGAGGGTTGCTACAACTGCCATTCGCAACAGATTCGCCCGATGGTCGCAGAGACCAAGCGCAGCGGCGAGTACAGCAAGGCTGGAGAATTCATTTACGATCATCCGTTCCAGTGGGGCAGTCGGCGCATCGGGCCGGATCTGGCCCGTGAAGGCGGACGCCAGAGTAGTTTCTGGCACTGGACGCACTTCGAGGATCCCGATCAGGTATCGCGCGGCTCGGTCATGCCTAAGTATCTACACTTGACAGAGGATGATATCAATTACAGGAGTCTGCCCGCCATCGTGCGTACAGCGCACTTGTTGGGAGCCAACTATCCTGACGAGGTCCTGGAAGATTGTGAACAGTTAGCGCGACAGCAAGCCCTGCAAATCAATGCGGACATTGTCGCCCAAGGCGGCCCCGCCAGCGTCTATGACAAACAGGCAATTGCTGTAATCGCTTATTTGCAACGGTTGGGGACCGACCTGCATCGCGCCCCAGAACCTGCGGTTCCAGCCGCACCCGTAGACAACTCGGCCTCTGAAGTCGCCCAATTGCCGTGACGACAGTGGTGAAACATTTCAGATTGGATCCATAAATGGTGAAAGACGTCGTTAGTTGGCTGGACTACTCCGACTTGGCTCAAGCGGCCTTGCTGATGTTTGTGGTTACATTTGCGATGATCGTGTATAGCACCTTGCGACTCAGTCGCACCGCCGTCGATCGCTTTGCCTCAATACCGCTGGACGACGATGCTGTGAAGGATCCCCGCTATGGAAAATAATGCCTTGACCGATCATGCCTACGACGGCATTCAAGAGTACGACAATCCACTACCGGGCTGGTGGACCTACACGTTTGTAGCCACCATTGTCTTCAGTATTGGCTATGTGATGTGGTACCATACCGGAGCGCCGGGACGCGATTTGGTGACTCTGTATGAAGTGGCTGATGCGGACAACACGCGACTGCAATTCGGGGCCATCGGTGATTTGACTGGCGACCAAGACACATTGATGAAGTTTGCTCATCGTGAAGATTGGCTGAAAGTGGGGGCCTCTGTTTTCAAAGCCAACTGTATTTCCTGCCATGGCCGCGACGGCGAGGGCAATGTTGGCCCCAATTTAACGGACGAAGCTTTTAAGTACATTCGCAAGCCAGAGGATGTGTACAAGGTTGTCTCCGAAGGAGCTGGCAAGGGGGCGATGCCCGCTTGGGGCAACCG
Proteins encoded in this window:
- the floA gene encoding flotillin-like protein FloA (flotillin-like protein involved in membrane lipid rafts), which produces MSLFVGQSNLTPGTIAMFFVLALVALFALATIISFLAFGAMWVQAFAAGAKVSMRSLVGMYFRQVRAPIIVNAKIMAAQAGLDISSRTGITTQRLEAHFLAGGNVMNIIQAIIAAQRASIDLDFDRAAAIDLAGRDVLDAVKTSVHPKVIDCPDPKRSGKNTLSAISRDGVELRVRARVTVRTNLQQLIGGATEETIIARVGESIISSIGSAESHQRVLENPDVISRTVLQRGLDAQTAFQIVSIDIADIDVGDNIGARLRADQAEADVRVARAMAEQRRAEAIATEQENRASVAENRANLVLAEAEVPRAMAVAFQKGNLGTHSN
- the ccoN gene encoding cytochrome-c oxidase, cbb3-type subunit I, with the protein product MDKRQSIAAPAPATLESFTYDDGIVRMFVAATILWSVVATLAGLIVALLLVLPWLSEGLPWISFGRLRPLHTNAAIFAFGGNAIFAAVYYSTQRLCKARMWSDLLSRLHFWGWQSIIVAAAVTLPLGITQGKEYAELEWPIDIAIAVVWLLIFGGNFLMTLIHRRERHMYVALWFYIATIVTVALLHVFNSLVLPWSLWDSYSVYAGVQDAFMQWWYGHNAVAFFLTTPFLGLMYYFLPKAAERPVFSYKLSIIHFWSLVFIYIWAGPHHLHYTALPEWASTLGMLFSLMLWMPSWGGMINGLLTLRGAWHKVAADPILKFYVVGITFYGMATFEGPLLSIKSVNALSHYTDWTIAHVHSGALGWNGFMTFGMVYWLLPRIFQTKLHSQKLMELHFWIGTIGILLYVIPIYAAGLMQGLMWRALDPETGQLMYPDFVETTQRIVPLWWIRVIGGSLYVLGALMLAYNALMTWLARPAKYEQPVHTAPALTAEYQDPPPPTSDLVGAPVVNWGIALDAWSKLVWHRTWERLPVKFTVMTTLAVVAATAFEMIPTFLIRSNVPTIATVKPYTPLELAGREIYISEGCYNCHSQQIRPMVAETKRSGEYSKAGEFIYDHPFQWGSRRIGPDLAREGGRQSSFWHWTHFEDPDQVSRGSVMPKYLHLTEDDINYRSLPAIVRTAHLLGANYPDEVLEDCEQLARQQALQINADIVAQGGPASVYDKQAIAVIAYLQRLGTDLHRAPEPAVPAAPVDNSASEVAQLP
- a CDS encoding single-stranded DNA-binding protein gives rise to the protein MIKTKSNRIGEQVLLAAGELSQACQALDFSGCAAWVYNPLQYAWQAHQQYILKYARRSCQVVFLGMNPGPWGMAQTGVPFGEVAAVTHWLKIDAPISAPDSQHPKRPVLGLKCPRSEVSGKRFWGLFSQRFDCADEFFQQHFVANYCPLAFMEQSARNLTPDKLPATSQVALQAVCDRHLARLLDVLQPQWLIGVGAWAESCGRRVIAEYGLSKIQVGRILHPSPASPLSSRDWPGTATKQLQALGVWS
- a CDS encoding alpha/beta fold hydrolase, with the translated sequence MSHLRRSQRVSFAGGLGFELAGIVDQPTEDPKAFAVFAHCFTCTKDIKLIVRLSRGLAELGFGVLRYDATGLGNSAGDFSQTNFSTNCLDLLAAIEHLKHHFAAPQFLIGHSFGGAACLAVAQEASSVCAVAAIAAPSETPHLAQWLERNCPDIMRLGRAPVTIGGTEHMIDQQMLENFRAITLPDLLRRLSKPVMLLHSPDDETLGYEHVLRIFRMLTIRSADDAPPCPTSLICLAGADHLLTRQPADLAFVTHTLAAWFDRQLVDINRSQ
- a CDS encoding c-type cytochrome; translated protein: MENNALTDHAYDGIQEYDNPLPGWWTYTFVATIVFSIGYVMWYHTGAPGRDLVTLYEVADADNTRLQFGAIGDLTGDQDTLMKFAHREDWLKVGASVFKANCISCHGRDGEGNVGPNLTDEAFKYIRKPEDVYKVVSEGAGKGAMPAWGNRLHPNEVVLVSSYVISLRGQNLPGKAADGNPIPAWPAPPPEEPEAEQ
- the mnmA gene encoding tRNA 2-thiouridine(34) synthase MnmA; translated protein: MSTRVVLAMSGGVDSSAAAYLLLQQGYDVVGVFMRHGEQSAQACQVDNAPNPLLPILQQRMDHKQGCCSASDAMDARRVADALGIPFYALDLQAEFSRIVDYFVDQYIQGRTPNPCVQCNNWIKFGRLFDYADSIDAQFVATGHYAQLGDFDGEPALLRGVDENKDQSYVLAGIDRHYLQRMMLPIGSFHKPEIRRLAAAAGLRVADKRDSQEICFVTSGHHGQFVRARAAGNRSGNFVTTDGRIVGRHEGIESYTIGQRKGLGIALGEPMFVVNIDSTTNAVILGRKPELERTTLSASGANWLIDLPQQPFDAQVQIRYNSSSVPARVIPLNAEQFQVQFAQPASGIAPGQLCVIYQANRVLGGGWIENAS